Proteins from one Pagrus major chromosome 1, Pma_NU_1.0 genomic window:
- the LOC140998908 gene encoding lecithin retinol acyltransferase-like — protein sequence MLRMWMKENAHVRTVPRGQSCPRDFFGAFSPPRASEDKKLTGLSHVRVFVLKTLTMLQLLTFLVEKLSLLSKFKLFESSWSDRDLDQNRERPVQRGPPPPLRRGDLLEVPRTIFTHYGIYLGDHKVAHLIPDILPVLTNDQKLVSSVITNKRLILGCMSKCATVRVDTLEDFAYGSNILVNRMDKVMKSEAFPNEEVAKRAEKLIGAIQYSLLWNNCEHFVTYCRYGSAASRQTEKFCGFLKSIIRDQRSVIVTVLLGIISIVCFGMAPSTTLPTVLIPFTLWMAG from the exons ATGCTGAGGATGTGGATGAAGGAGAATGCGCACGTGCGCACGGTCCCTCGTGGCCAATCGTGTCCTCGAGATTTCTTTGGAgctttctctcctcctcgtGCCAGTGAGGATAAAAAGCTCACTGGACTCAGTCACGTTCGGGTATTTGTCTTGAAAACTCTCACtatgctgcagctgctgaccTTCCTGGTGGAGaagctctctcttctctccaagTTCAAACTTTTTGAGTCCAGCTGGTCGGACCGTGATCTGGACCAGAACCGGGAGCGCCCCGTGCAGCGCggtcctccacctcctctccgcAGGGGAGACCTGCTGGAGGTCCCCAGAACCATCTTCACCCACTACGGCATTTATTTAGGTGATCACAAAGTCGCTCACCTGATCCCTGACATCCTCCCTGTGCTCACAAACGACCAGAAGCTCGTCAGCTCTGTCATCACCAACAAGAGGCTCATCCTCGGCTGCATGTCCAAGTGCGCCACGGTGCGCGTGGACACCTTAGAGGACTTTGCATACGGCTCCAATATCCTGGTGAACCGTATGGATAAggtgatgaagagtgaagcGTTTCCTAATGAAGAGGTCGCGAAGAGAGCTGAGAAACTGATCGGAGCGATTCAATACAGTCTGCTGTGGAATAACTGTGAACACTTTGTGACCTACTGCAGATATGGATCTGCAgccagcaggcagacagagaag TTCTGTGGGTTCTTGAAATCAATCATCAGAGACCAGCGCAGCGTGATTGTCACAGTCCTTCTTGGAATTATCTCCATCGTCTGTTTCGGCATGGCACCCTcaactacattacccacagtccTTATCCCCTTCACTCTGTGGATGGCTGGTTAA